The Cervus elaphus chromosome 22, mCerEla1.1, whole genome shotgun sequence genome has a window encoding:
- the LOC122680814 gene encoding ras-related protein Rab-7b-like, producing MNPRKKVDLKLIIIGALGVGKTSLLHRYVHKTFYEDYQTTLGASILSKIIILDDTTLKLQIWDTGGQERFRSMVSTFYKGSDGCVLAFDVTDLESFEALETWRGDVLAKTIPMQQSYPMVVLGNKIDLADRQVPQEVAQGWCKEKDIPYFEVSAKNDINVVQAFEMLASRALSRYRSILESYLTDSIKLSPEDQPKSRCC from the coding sequence ATGAATCCTCGGAAGAAGGTGGACCTCAAGCTCATCATCATTGGAGCCCTGGGTGTTGGAAAGACCTCCCTCCTCCACCGATATGTGCATAAGACGTTTTACGAAGACTATCAGACCACACTGGGGGCCAGCATCCTCTCCAAGATTATCATACTGGATGACACAACCTTGAAGCTACAGATCTGGGACACAGGCGGCCAGGAGCGATTCCGCTCCATGGTGTCTACATTCTACAAAGGCTCTGATGGCTGTGTCCTGGCTTTTGATGTCACTGACCTGGAGTCCTTTGAAGCCCTGGAAACCTGGAGGGGTGATGTTCTGGCCAAAACCATTCCAATGCAGCAGTCCTACCCCATGGTGGTGCTCGGGAACAAGATCGATCTGGCAGACCGGCAGGTTCCGCAAGAGGTAGCCCAAGGCTGGTGTAAAGAGAAGGATATTCCCTATTTTGAAGTCAGTGCCAAGAATGACATCAACGTGGTACAAGCCTTCGAGATGCTGGCCAGTCGGGCTCTGTCAAGGTATCGAAGCATCTTAGAGAGTTACCTCACAGACTCCATCAAGCTCTCACCGGAAGACCAGCCCAAGAGCAGATGCTGCTGA